A portion of the Mustela erminea isolate mMusErm1 chromosome 19, mMusErm1.Pri, whole genome shotgun sequence genome contains these proteins:
- the LOC116579085 gene encoding caspase recruitment domain-containing protein 8-like isoform X2, which produces MGKDTFKEEIQKMSSDRSRRCCLTWRRLCGWCCFGSKEEPARELNYKSGRGRKAVLPLSLLSLPFPRSDSGYCEESLSSTFKTSNNSSQVCPSSESEELLTGEPTLHIPPGLLSWWSGGFHETRALVVTSLRRRVPGSSKSADQESSQTQESEETCLEEETLVPLEAPKLFSGVGPACHSYQFLGPEGNVDIELIDESANRYSVHFPMAGFYLWPATRLGFLVTAAVTVRIALDSWSVHMKLQQEEQWMVAGPLFDISVEPEGVIAEIHLPHIISLPANEVDMSWFHVAHFKDEGMVLEPPARVESFYAVLENPSFSLMGILLRLASGARVSVPITSTALLYYHFYPEDTKFHLYLIPSDSLLTKAIDEEETKFHGVRLQTSPPVEPLNFGSRYIVSGSAHLEIMPEELKLSYRSPGEIQVFSKVFAGKMEEPIILEVTDKRHKTLVWRTLVKPAEAFMKKNHRHLQARLGDLSGVLDDLQDSGVFTEEEKELVQQLPTRQRKNETLLRMVEKKGPQALEIFFRSLQQRDPYLMSYLSQQSLQQ; this is translated from the exons atgggaaaagatacattTAAGGAAGAGATCCAGAAGATGTCTTCTGACAGATCCCGGAGATGCTGTCTGACATGGAGAAG GCTGTGCGGGTGGTGCTGCTTTGGAAGCAAAGAGGAACCAGCCCGAGAGCTCAACTACAAGTCAGGTCGGGGACGGAAGGCCGTGCTCCCTTTGTCTCTTCTTAGCCTGCCCTTTCCACGCTCTGACAG TGGATATTGTGAAGAATCTCTAAGCAGTACCTTTAAGACGTCAAACAACAGCTCCCAGGTTTGTCCTTCTTCAGAATCTGAAGAACTGTTAACAGGAGAGCCAACACTGCATATCCCTCCTGGACTTCTGTCTTG GTGGAGTGGTGGTTTTCATGAAACCCGTGCTCTGGTGGTAACCTCATTGAGAAGAAG GGTCCCAGGGAGTAGCAAATCAGCAGACCAGGAATCTTCACAGACACAAGAATCAG AAGAGACTTGCTTGGAAGAGGAGACCCTAGTGCCCCTCGAGGCTCCTAAACTCTTTTCTGGGGTTGGACCAGCTTGTCATAGTTATCAGTTTCTGGGACCTGAAGGAAATGTGGATATTGAGTTGATTGATGAGAGTGCAAACAGATACAG CGTCCACTTCCCCATGGCTGGCTTCTATCTGTGGCCAGCGACACGCCTCGGATTCTTGGTAACAGCCGCGGTGACCGTGAGGATAGCGTTGGATTCTTGGAGTGTACACATGAAGTTACAGCAGGAGGAGCAGTGGATGGTGGCAGGCCCACTGTTTGATATCTCTGTGGAGCCCGAGGGGGTCATCGCTGAAATCCACCTCCCTCACATCATCTCCCTGCCAG CAAATGAGGTCGATATGTCTTGGTTCCACGTTGCCCATTTTAAGGATGAAGGTATGGTCCTAGAGCCACCAGCCCGAGTGGAGTCTTTCTATGCTGTCCTGGAAAACCCCAGCTTCTCTCTGATGGGAATCCTGCTGAGATTGGCTAGTGGGGCTCGTGTTTCAGTCCCCATCACTTCCACGGCACTGCTCTATTATCACTTCTACCCTGAAGATACTAAATTTCACCTGTACCTTATCCCCAGTGACTCCTTGCTAACGAAG GCAATAGATGAAGAAGAAACTAAGTTTCACGGTGTGCGTCTACAGACCTCACCCCCCGTGGAACCCCTGAATTTTGGTTCCCGTTATATTGTGTCCGGTTCAGCTCACCTGGAAATAATGCCTGAG GAGTTGAAATTATCCTACAGGAGTCCTGGGGAAATCCAGGTGTTCTCTAAAGTCTTTGCTGGGAAGATGGAGGAACCAATCATACTTGAAGTTACGGACAAAAGACACAAGACTTTGGTCTGGCGCACTTTGGTGAAGCCAG CTGAGGCCTTTATGAAGAAGAACCACCGGCACTtgcaggccaggctgggggaccTGAGTGGAGTACTAGATGATCTTCAGGACAGTGGGGTCTTCACCgaggaagagaaggagctggTGCAGCAGTTGCCAACACGGCAGAGGAAGAATGAGACCCTGCTGAGGATGGTGGAGAAGAAAGGGCCCCAGGCCCTGGAGATATTCTTCAGAAGCCTTCAGCAAAGAGATCCTTACCTGATGTCCTACCTCAGCCAGCAGAGTTTACAACAGTGA
- the LOC116579085 gene encoding caspase recruitment domain-containing protein 8-like isoform X3, translating to MGKDTFKEEIQKMSSDRSRRCCLTWRRLCGWCCFGSKEEPARELNYKSGRGRKAVLPLSLLSLPFPRSDSGYCEESLSSTFKTSNNSSQVCPSSESEELLTGEPTLHIPPGLLSWWSGGFHETRALVVTSLRRRVPGSSKSADQESSQTQESEETCLEEETLVPLEAPKLFSGVGPACHSYQFLGPEGNVDIELIDESANRYSVHFPMAGFYLWPATRLGFLVTAAVTVRIALDSWSVHMKLQQEEQWMVAGPLFDISVEPEGVIAEIHLPHIISLPANEVDMSWFHVAHFKDEGMVLEPPARVESFYAVLENPSFSLMGILLRLASGARVSVPITSTALLYYHFYPEDTKFHLYLIPSDSLLTKAIDEEETKFHGVRLQTSPPVEPLNFGSRYIVSGSAHLEIMPEELKLSYRSPGEIQVFSKVFAGKMEEPIILEVTDKRHKTLVWRTLVKPVELQFCAASPPSPLSGLIET from the exons atgggaaaagatacattTAAGGAAGAGATCCAGAAGATGTCTTCTGACAGATCCCGGAGATGCTGTCTGACATGGAGAAG GCTGTGCGGGTGGTGCTGCTTTGGAAGCAAAGAGGAACCAGCCCGAGAGCTCAACTACAAGTCAGGTCGGGGACGGAAGGCCGTGCTCCCTTTGTCTCTTCTTAGCCTGCCCTTTCCACGCTCTGACAG TGGATATTGTGAAGAATCTCTAAGCAGTACCTTTAAGACGTCAAACAACAGCTCCCAGGTTTGTCCTTCTTCAGAATCTGAAGAACTGTTAACAGGAGAGCCAACACTGCATATCCCTCCTGGACTTCTGTCTTG GTGGAGTGGTGGTTTTCATGAAACCCGTGCTCTGGTGGTAACCTCATTGAGAAGAAG GGTCCCAGGGAGTAGCAAATCAGCAGACCAGGAATCTTCACAGACACAAGAATCAG AAGAGACTTGCTTGGAAGAGGAGACCCTAGTGCCCCTCGAGGCTCCTAAACTCTTTTCTGGGGTTGGACCAGCTTGTCATAGTTATCAGTTTCTGGGACCTGAAGGAAATGTGGATATTGAGTTGATTGATGAGAGTGCAAACAGATACAG CGTCCACTTCCCCATGGCTGGCTTCTATCTGTGGCCAGCGACACGCCTCGGATTCTTGGTAACAGCCGCGGTGACCGTGAGGATAGCGTTGGATTCTTGGAGTGTACACATGAAGTTACAGCAGGAGGAGCAGTGGATGGTGGCAGGCCCACTGTTTGATATCTCTGTGGAGCCCGAGGGGGTCATCGCTGAAATCCACCTCCCTCACATCATCTCCCTGCCAG CAAATGAGGTCGATATGTCTTGGTTCCACGTTGCCCATTTTAAGGATGAAGGTATGGTCCTAGAGCCACCAGCCCGAGTGGAGTCTTTCTATGCTGTCCTGGAAAACCCCAGCTTCTCTCTGATGGGAATCCTGCTGAGATTGGCTAGTGGGGCTCGTGTTTCAGTCCCCATCACTTCCACGGCACTGCTCTATTATCACTTCTACCCTGAAGATACTAAATTTCACCTGTACCTTATCCCCAGTGACTCCTTGCTAACGAAG GCAATAGATGAAGAAGAAACTAAGTTTCACGGTGTGCGTCTACAGACCTCACCCCCCGTGGAACCCCTGAATTTTGGTTCCCGTTATATTGTGTCCGGTTCAGCTCACCTGGAAATAATGCCTGAG GAGTTGAAATTATCCTACAGGAGTCCTGGGGAAATCCAGGTGTTCTCTAAAGTCTTTGCTGGGAAGATGGAGGAACCAATCATACTTGAAGTTACGGACAAAAGACACAAGACTTTGGTCTGGCGCACTTTGGTGAAGCCAG tGGAGCTCCAGTTTTGTGCTGCATCACcgccttctcccctctcag
- the LOC116579085 gene encoding caspase recruitment domain-containing protein 8-like isoform X1, with protein MGKDTFKEEIQKMSSDRSRRCCLTWRRLCGWCCFGSKEEPARELNYKSGRGRKAVLPLSLLSLPFPRSDSGYCEESLSSTFKTSNNSSQVCPSSESEELLTGEPTLHIPPGLLSWWSGGFHETRALVVTSLRRRVPGSSKSADQESSQTQESEETCLEEETLVPLEAPKLFSGVGPACHSYQFLGPEGNVDIELIDESANRYSVHFPMAGFYLWPATRLGFLVTAAVTVRIALDSWSVHMKLQQEEQWMVAGPLFDISVEPEGVIAEIHLPHIISLPANEVDMSWFHVAHFKDEGMVLEPPARVESFYAVLENPSFSLMGILLRLASGARVSVPITSTALLYYHFYPEDTKFHLYLIPSDSLLTKAIDEEETKFHGVRLQTSPPVEPLNFGSRYIVSGSAHLEIMPEELKLSYRSPGEIQVFSKVFAGKMEEPIILEVTDKRHKTLVWRTLVKPVELQFCAASPPSPLSAEAFMKKNHRHLQARLGDLSGVLDDLQDSGVFTEEEKELVQQLPTRQRKNETLLRMVEKKGPQALEIFFRSLQQRDPYLMSYLSQQSLQQ; from the exons atgggaaaagatacattTAAGGAAGAGATCCAGAAGATGTCTTCTGACAGATCCCGGAGATGCTGTCTGACATGGAGAAG GCTGTGCGGGTGGTGCTGCTTTGGAAGCAAAGAGGAACCAGCCCGAGAGCTCAACTACAAGTCAGGTCGGGGACGGAAGGCCGTGCTCCCTTTGTCTCTTCTTAGCCTGCCCTTTCCACGCTCTGACAG TGGATATTGTGAAGAATCTCTAAGCAGTACCTTTAAGACGTCAAACAACAGCTCCCAGGTTTGTCCTTCTTCAGAATCTGAAGAACTGTTAACAGGAGAGCCAACACTGCATATCCCTCCTGGACTTCTGTCTTG GTGGAGTGGTGGTTTTCATGAAACCCGTGCTCTGGTGGTAACCTCATTGAGAAGAAG GGTCCCAGGGAGTAGCAAATCAGCAGACCAGGAATCTTCACAGACACAAGAATCAG AAGAGACTTGCTTGGAAGAGGAGACCCTAGTGCCCCTCGAGGCTCCTAAACTCTTTTCTGGGGTTGGACCAGCTTGTCATAGTTATCAGTTTCTGGGACCTGAAGGAAATGTGGATATTGAGTTGATTGATGAGAGTGCAAACAGATACAG CGTCCACTTCCCCATGGCTGGCTTCTATCTGTGGCCAGCGACACGCCTCGGATTCTTGGTAACAGCCGCGGTGACCGTGAGGATAGCGTTGGATTCTTGGAGTGTACACATGAAGTTACAGCAGGAGGAGCAGTGGATGGTGGCAGGCCCACTGTTTGATATCTCTGTGGAGCCCGAGGGGGTCATCGCTGAAATCCACCTCCCTCACATCATCTCCCTGCCAG CAAATGAGGTCGATATGTCTTGGTTCCACGTTGCCCATTTTAAGGATGAAGGTATGGTCCTAGAGCCACCAGCCCGAGTGGAGTCTTTCTATGCTGTCCTGGAAAACCCCAGCTTCTCTCTGATGGGAATCCTGCTGAGATTGGCTAGTGGGGCTCGTGTTTCAGTCCCCATCACTTCCACGGCACTGCTCTATTATCACTTCTACCCTGAAGATACTAAATTTCACCTGTACCTTATCCCCAGTGACTCCTTGCTAACGAAG GCAATAGATGAAGAAGAAACTAAGTTTCACGGTGTGCGTCTACAGACCTCACCCCCCGTGGAACCCCTGAATTTTGGTTCCCGTTATATTGTGTCCGGTTCAGCTCACCTGGAAATAATGCCTGAG GAGTTGAAATTATCCTACAGGAGTCCTGGGGAAATCCAGGTGTTCTCTAAAGTCTTTGCTGGGAAGATGGAGGAACCAATCATACTTGAAGTTACGGACAAAAGACACAAGACTTTGGTCTGGCGCACTTTGGTGAAGCCAG tGGAGCTCCAGTTTTGTGCTGCATCACcgccttctcccctctcag CTGAGGCCTTTATGAAGAAGAACCACCGGCACTtgcaggccaggctgggggaccTGAGTGGAGTACTAGATGATCTTCAGGACAGTGGGGTCTTCACCgaggaagagaaggagctggTGCAGCAGTTGCCAACACGGCAGAGGAAGAATGAGACCCTGCTGAGGATGGTGGAGAAGAAAGGGCCCCAGGCCCTGGAGATATTCTTCAGAAGCCTTCAGCAAAGAGATCCTTACCTGATGTCCTACCTCAGCCAGCAGAGTTTACAACAGTGA